The Polaribacter sp. HaHaR_3_91 genomic sequence TATTTCAGAAGCAACATCTACATTGGTATTATCTCTTACGTTAAAATAATGTGAATGTGCAAAATAAGAAAGATTTGTAATCACATGTCCTAGAGCAGGAAGTTCTGTTACTAGCTCATTTACACCTCCTATTGGGTCATGTCCTGTTGCTATTTCTGTATCTAATCTTTCTCCACCAAAAACAGGAAATGTACCTCCCCATGAACCTGCTAACCACGCCGCTGGATGATCTACTGTTGTTGCAGTTTGATCTGTTGAGCCATATATTTCATCAAAATAATAACTCATAGCTGGTTCTTCTATACTACCATTGGCTAAACCAATTATCATAAGGTCATACCCTCCAACATCTAGTACATTCTGTGGAATAGCAACATCTTGAAAATGAAAGGTAAAAGTTTCCCATTCTTGCCCAACTGTGAATTTCAATTGCTCATAAACACGTCCTCCTGCATCAGAACTTTGAAAAAACACTCTAAGTTTTGAGTTGTTTGTAGTTAGCTCATCAGTAGGGATGTCAAGATATGCTTTTAGTGTAACTGTATAATCGGTTAAATCTGTTACATAATTGAACAAGTTAAAAGATAAAAAATCATTGGTCCCTTCAGGTCTATTGTATTTAGAGACAATAGTATGTGTATTAATACCTAAAGTATGAGGGTTTGGAAAGTTTCCTGTTAAATTTGTGGGTACATCTTCTTCGGCTGTAAACTCAATTTTACGCGTATTTGTTTCATCTTCCAACCACAAAAATTGTGCGTTAGAAACTTGTACAGTGAAAAGAAATACTATTAAAAACGTAATTTTTTTGATCATAAGGTTAGTGATAAGGTTGGTTAATTAAATTAAAAACATCGTTTTCAATGTTTAGTACACTGTAAAAATATCTATTATTACTCAAATACATTTTCTCTAACTCACCAAATTATTGTTGTAAACGATCATAAATTTTACTTAATAAAGGATACAAAAGACTTAGGTTGTATCATTTTATTTTTGTGAGGTTGGTAATGTCATCAAAACAGTTTATCAAAGCTATTTTATTACTGAAGTGGAACATCGTTGAACATTTTTAATTTAAAAGTTCCATTATCTTGTTGTTCTACCATCCAAACACCTGTATTTGTAATTGGAGGAAAACCATTTAAAGGGTCATTAGTAAGCAATCTTAAAATCGCTTTTCCACTGCTTCCATGTCCGGATAAAAGAATCGTTTTATAAGAATAACTGCGATCATCAATTAATTTCAAAACCCTATCAATAATAACCTTAGCCATTGCGTTTTCTTTTGCGCTCTCTGAATGATCTCTAGGAAAACGAGCTTTTTTAAATTCATTCAAACCATCATTTCGCAATGTGAAATAAGGTTCTTCTCCTGCTAATAAAGTTATAGCATCTCCAGCACCAAGAATTTTCTCTTTTGATACATATTTTGGTAAATCCGGAGAAATGATAAGTTTTGTGGCATAAATTTCTGCAAGTTCTGGCCAAATCTCTCCTTTTATTTTAGACTTTTCTAGATACGGTAACAACGTGTTTTTACATCGCCATGCAGGACTTACGGCAACAAAATCAAAATGAAATCGGTTTAACTTATTAGGTACTCTTGATTGTTGCATAATTCCTTTTGGGGTAAAGGCTAAGTGATTTCCTACATAAGAAGGCCATTCACTCTCAGGATATATGCTCCATTCTTTTTTAACATTGTGTCCACCTTCTGCATGTCTTATGTAATAAACTCTAAGCTTTGAATCCGTAGTTTTATTATTTTTAACTATTTCTTTATTGATAGAATTGTCAGTTGTGTGATTTTTAGAAATCATACTTACCAAAAGGAGCGTTCCAATTCCGACTAATACTATAAATAACAGTTTTTTCATGAGGTATATAATTGTAGGTGAAAATTTAATTCTGATACTAATGTTTTACACTTTTGTCTGTATTCGTTTAAAACTTTGATATAGTTTTTATCCCCTGCTAAATTATTTTGTCCTTTTAGGTCTTTATTAATATTGAATAATTCCTCTTAAATAGGTTGTTCGTTATTGTTTGAAGATTGATTAGGAACATATTTATTTCAGTCGTTTTCTTTACTAAATGAACGAATATATTTAATAGGACTATCCAATACGGAATCCTTTCAGGTAATATAAAGATGAGTTAAATATATTATTTAACTTGTATTGCTTTCGTTGCAAATATTTTTGTGGTTTTTTGGTAACCGGCATCTGGATAACTAATTAAAAAATTGTTTTCGCCAACCAAATTAAAGACATAATGTGTGGTACCTTTAGGTAATTTTACGCAAACTTTATTACCAGTAAGCTTCATGGTAATAGGAAACCAAATTTCTCCTGGTATACCTCCGTTTTTTGTGTATATTAACTCTGCTTTTACAACTTTGGCTCCATTGGTTTTGTATTCTAACCAAACATTTTGTCCGTCTATACCATGTGTAACAACCGTAGGTACTTTTGCTTTGTTTGGTAAATCTGCTTTACTGGTTGGGTTTAAATAAGGATATCTAGCATTTAGTTTTTCTAATCGTTCTTCTAAAAGACGATTCATTTCTTTGGCTTTCTCTGGCATTTTTTTTGCAAGATTTTTAGCCTCTTCAATATCTACACGTTCAGATTCATTTTTATACAATTCATACAAAGCTAACTCCGTTTTTTCTTCAGTAGCAACATATTCTCGTACCAATTTAAAACCATCAACACGCAAAGTAGATTGCATAGAACTGTTTGGAAAGTGCCACATCATAGTATTTCTAGCTTTACCAGTTTCTGGATCTAAAACTAATTTTGAATCCGTTGGGTCTTTATCTAATAATGTTGATAAATCGGCACCATCTAATATTTGATTGTCTTCTTTTTGGGTTCCTGTCCAACTCAATATTGTAGGATAAAGGTCAAGACCATTTACCATTACGTTAGATTCTATATTTGAAGAAATTGTTGGGCCTTTTACAATAAAAGGAACTCTGGTACCTCCTTCTTTAGCATTAATTTTTCCTTTATCTAACGGATAGTTGTCTGTAATAATTTCACCAGTATGTTGCTCCATACCTCCATTATCAGAAGTAAAAACCACATACGTATTTTCAATTAACATATGTCCAGGCCATCTTGGGTCTTCAGTTTGTTCAAGGTACTTAATCAATAAACCTGTATAATGGTCAATCGTTTCTACCATGGCAGCATAATATGCATTTCTTTGTCCTTTTTCTTCCCAAAGATCCTTTTCTTTAGGATAATCTATGCCTAATTTCTGGTAGTATTTTTTTAATAAAGCTTCACTTCTTGTATGAATTGGTGTATGCACTAAACGAGAAGCATAAAAAAGAAAAAATGGATCTTTTTGGTTTCCATCCATAAAATCAATTCCATCTTGAGTGATATCATCAAAAGGAAAACCTGCTTCGTCTAAATAAAATGGATCAGATTTGTCGGCAGTTGAGAACCCTTTTGTGCGGTCTTTCATTCTTTTATGAGATCCAAAACCATGCTTTGAGAAATCAAAACCTTGATCTTTCGGTTCTGGATAGTCTGTTACTGCAATACCTACATGCCATTTACCAGAATGCCCTGTTTTGTAACCATTGGTTTTAAGAGATTCGGCAATAGTAACTTCTGATGTATCTAAAGCACCTCTCATCCAAGGACTTATTAATAAAGATCCATAATTAAAAGGCAATGGTGGATGACCTCCTCTAACGCTAGTTCTTTCTAGACGAACAGGATGTTTTCCTGATAAAATAGCTCCTCTAGAAGGAGAACAAACAGTTGCAGCAGAATAACCTTGCCAAAAAAGAACGCCCTCTGTAGCTAATTTATCAATATTTGGTGTTTCGAATGGCGAAGGCTCGTCAATATCGTAACACTTTACATCTTGCCAACCTAAATCATCGGTTAAAATTAATACTACATTTGGCTTTTTTGGTCTTTCTTGTGCAAAACTGCTTGATGTAACTAAACAAGCCATTACTAATAGAAATACTTTTTTCATGATGATAATTACTTAATTATAAAACTAATTTAGTTCAGACACCAAAGTTTTACACCGTTCTCTGTATTCATTTAAAACTTTGATGTAGTCTTTATTACCTACTAAATTATTTTCTTCTTTTGGGTCTTTTATAATATCGAATAATTCCTCGTAAATAGGTTGTTCATTTGAGTTTGAAGATTGGTTTGGAACATATTTATTTCGGTCATTTAATTTACTAAAAGAACGAATGTATTTATATTGTTTACTTCGTACGCCTTCTTGTCTTGGATATCCTTGATCTGTAAATAAGTTTTCTAAAAAGATGTCATCTCTCCATTTTACATTCTTCTTTTCTATCAAAGGAAGCACACTTGCTCCTTGATAAGATGCAGGGATATTTACACCACACATTTCTAAAAGTGTAGCAGGAATATCTTGACCAACCACCAAATCATCTATTACTTTTCCTTGTGTTTTATCAGTAAAAAAAGGAGAATACACAATCATAGGAACGTGTACAGATTCATCGTACAAAATAGTTTTACCACCTAATCCGTGTTCGCCTAAAAACAAACCATTGTCTGAACAAAATACAATAACGGTATTATCCGCTTCGCCAATTTCCTTTAAAAATGAACGTAAATTTCCTATCATGATATCTATAGCATGAATTGCTCTGGTCATTTTTAGTTTCTCATTTAGTAATTTACCCTTTTTAGATGTTATGTAATATTTCATTAAATCTTTGGTGGCATAAACATCTTCTGGCAAACTAATGTTTTGAGGATACCCTTCTGGTAATTCAATTTTATCTTTTACATCATCATATCCTGTTTTGTAATATTCTGGGTCTGTTTCATGTGAACCCATTCCGCCAATACTAGAAGCATGAGGTAGATTTAAATTAATCCATGCAGAAAAAGGTTTGTTAGGGTCTCTTTTCTTAATTTGATTTTTAATGGAGGCATCAGCATTTTTATAAAAGTAATCATAAGCATCTCCTTGTGTTAAAAAAGCCTTAGTTGCCTCTAACATTCCTTCAACTTGTGTTTCGTTTTTAAGGTTTGCAAACTGTTTGTGTTTTTTTGCTGGATAAAACCCTAAATGACCATTACCATAGTAACAAAAATCTACATCTTTTCTTAAAGGCGTATCATTTCTATCTCCTATTTTTGTGTGATGTTTTCCTATAAAAGCGGTTGAGTATCCTGCTTTTTTTAATTGTGCTTGCCAGCTATTTTTATAGGTAGTTTCAGAAATAAGATTTTTAGAAACATTAGTAAAGCCAATTTTATTTCTTCGTTCCCATTGTCCTGTAAATATATTTGCTCTACTTGGGCCACAAATAGGGCTAGTAATATAAGCATTGTTAAAAAAGACTCCTTCTTTAGCTAATTCATCAATATTTGGAGTTTGAATAATAGGATCTCCAGTCATACTCAAAGAATTGAATCTTTGATCATCAGAAAAGATAAAAATAAC encodes the following:
- a CDS encoding sulfatase-like hydrolase/transferase, translated to MKTILYHLFIISSFLSCTAVTQTLQAQEKKPNVIFIFSDDQRFNSLSMTGDPIIQTPNIDELAKEGVFFNNAYITSPICGPSRANIFTGQWERRNKIGFTNVSKNLISETTYKNSWQAQLKKAGYSTAFIGKHHTKIGDRNDTPLRKDVDFCYYGNGHLGFYPAKKHKQFANLKNETQVEGMLEATKAFLTQGDAYDYFYKNADASIKNQIKKRDPNKPFSAWINLNLPHASSIGGMGSHETDPEYYKTGYDDVKDKIELPEGYPQNISLPEDVYATKDLMKYYITSKKGKLLNEKLKMTRAIHAIDIMIGNLRSFLKEIGEADNTVIVFCSDNGLFLGEHGLGGKTILYDESVHVPMIVYSPFFTDKTQGKVIDDLVVGQDIPATLLEMCGVNIPASYQGASVLPLIEKKNVKWRDDIFLENLFTDQGYPRQEGVRSKQYKYIRSFSKLNDRNKYVPNQSSNSNEQPIYEELFDIIKDPKEENNLVGNKDYIKVLNEYRERCKTLVSELN
- a CDS encoding sulfatase, whose protein sequence is MKKVFLLVMACLVTSSSFAQERPKKPNVVLILTDDLGWQDVKCYDIDEPSPFETPNIDKLATEGVLFWQGYSAATVCSPSRGAILSGKHPVRLERTSVRGGHPPLPFNYGSLLISPWMRGALDTSEVTIAESLKTNGYKTGHSGKWHVGIAVTDYPEPKDQGFDFSKHGFGSHKRMKDRTKGFSTADKSDPFYLDEAGFPFDDITQDGIDFMDGNQKDPFFLFYASRLVHTPIHTRSEALLKKYYQKLGIDYPKEKDLWEEKGQRNAYYAAMVETIDHYTGLLIKYLEQTEDPRWPGHMLIENTYVVFTSDNGGMEQHTGEIITDNYPLDKGKINAKEGGTRVPFIVKGPTISSNIESNVMVNGLDLYPTILSWTGTQKEDNQILDGADLSTLLDKDPTDSKLVLDPETGKARNTMMWHFPNSSMQSTLRVDGFKLVREYVATEEKTELALYELYKNESERVDIEEAKNLAKKMPEKAKEMNRLLEERLEKLNARYPYLNPTSKADLPNKAKVPTVVTHGIDGQNVWLEYKTNGAKVVKAELIYTKNGGIPGEIWFPITMKLTGNKVCVKLPKGTTHYVFNLVGENNFLISYPDAGYQKTTKIFATKAIQVK
- a CDS encoding histidine phosphatase family protein; its protein translation is MKKLLFIVLVGIGTLLLVSMISKNHTTDNSINKEIVKNNKTTDSKLRVYYIRHAEGGHNVKKEWSIYPESEWPSYVGNHLAFTPKGIMQQSRVPNKLNRFHFDFVAVSPAWRCKNTLLPYLEKSKIKGEIWPELAEIYATKLIISPDLPKYVSKEKILGAGDAITLLAGEEPYFTLRNDGLNEFKKARFPRDHSESAKENAMAKVIIDRVLKLIDDRSYSYKTILLSGHGSSGKAILRLLTNDPLNGFPPITNTGVWMVEQQDNGTFKLKMFNDVPLQ